The following proteins are co-located in the Acanthochromis polyacanthus isolate Apoly-LR-REF ecotype Palm Island chromosome 7, KAUST_Apoly_ChrSc, whole genome shotgun sequence genome:
- the LOC110972870 gene encoding glutathione S-transferase theta-3-like isoform X2: MELYLDLMSPPCRFVYLFAKKLNIPFEFKLIELASGQQFSEEFGKVSIVRKIPVMKDGNFILTESAAIVEYLAQKHLAPDHWCPAELQQRARLTEYLNWQPMNIALHCSRVFLLRAFYTVVTDIEVPKEKMDEVLADVKQSLKLLEDKFLQDKPFIIGDKISAADLVAVMWIMQPFGTGVDLFEDFPKLQAWRDRVRKEIGEKLFDESHDAVRTPSNLAPKLKALKGLDMLKARMKKMFG; the protein is encoded by the exons ATGGAGCTCTACCTGGACCTCATGTCGCCGCCCTGCCGCTTCGTCTACCTGTTCGCCAAGAAGCTCAACATCCCGTTCGAGTTCAAGCTGATTGAGCTCGCGTCAG GGCAGCAGTTCAGCGAGGAATTTGGAAAAGTCAGCATTGTGAGGAAAATTCCTGTAATGAAAGATGGAAACTTCATCCTGACAGAAAG TGCGGCCATCGTTGAGTACCTGGCTCAGAAACACTTGGCGCCCGACCACTGGTGTCCGGCCGAGCTGCAGCAGCGAGCTCGTCTCACCGAATACTTGAACTGGCAGCCGATGAACATCGCACTGCACTGTTCAAGAGTCTTCCTGCTCAGG GCTTTTTATACCGTGGTCACGGACATCGAGGTCCCAAAGGAGAAGATGGACGAGGTCTTGGCAGATGTGAAGCAGTCGCTGAAGCTGCTGGAGGATAAATTTCTCCAGGACAAGCCGTTCATCATTGGCGACAAAATCTCTGCGGCCGATCTGGTGGCTGTAATGTGGATCATGCAG CCCTTCGGAACCGGTGTGGACTTGTTTGAAGACTTTCCGAAGCTGCAGGCCTGGAGGGATCGAGTGAGGAAGGAGATCGGAGAGAAGCTCTTTGACGAATCCCACGACGCTGTGAGAACGCCCAGCAACCTGGCGCCGAAATTGAAGGCGCTCAAAGGCCTGGACATGCTCAAAGCCAGGATGAAGAAGATGTTCGGCTGA